From a single Bacillus sp. NEB1478 genomic region:
- a CDS encoding isoprenyl transferase, with translation MLDKLFFRKKSHEQKWDVNDNIPSHVAIIMDGNGRWAKKRAMPRIAGHHEGMKTVKKIVKEANKIGIEVLTLYAFSTENWKRPREEVDFLMKLPGEFLSTFLPDLIKENVQVRIMGKKELLPLHTIKAVDQAIDKTSGNTGMILNFALNYGSRDEITEAVKSIATDIKSGKIDPSQINESTIEGFLMTNDLRDPDLLIRTSGEIRLSNFMLWQLAYSEFWFTDVLWPDFSEDHLRQAVSQYAQRGRRYGGIK, from the coding sequence ATGCTTGACAAGCTTTTCTTTAGAAAAAAAAGTCATGAACAAAAATGGGATGTAAATGATAATATCCCATCACATGTGGCAATAATTATGGATGGAAATGGCCGATGGGCAAAAAAGAGAGCAATGCCCAGAATTGCTGGTCATCATGAAGGAATGAAAACTGTAAAAAAAATCGTTAAAGAAGCCAATAAGATCGGGATAGAAGTGCTCACACTTTATGCTTTTTCAACTGAGAACTGGAAGAGACCGCGTGAAGAAGTAGACTTTCTTATGAAGCTTCCCGGAGAATTTTTAAGTACATTTCTACCGGACCTGATTAAAGAGAATGTACAAGTTAGAATCATGGGAAAGAAAGAATTGCTGCCTCTGCATACGATTAAAGCAGTAGATCAAGCAATTGATAAGACAAGCGGTAATACAGGAATGATTTTGAATTTTGCTCTAAATTACGGCAGCCGCGATGAAATAACAGAAGCAGTCAAATCGATCGCTACAGATATTAAAAGCGGAAAAATTGATCCATCACAGATTAATGAATCAACAATCGAAGGGTTCTTAATGACGAATGATTTAAGAGATCCCGATCTTCTAATTCGAACTAGCGGAGAAATACGGTTAAGCAATTTTATGCTATGGCAGCTCGCCTACTCCGAATTTTGGTTTACTGATGTATTATGGCCGGATTTTTCAGAAGATCATTTAAGACAGGCTGTATCACAGTATGCACAGCGCGGCAGAAGATATGGCGGTATAAAATAA
- the frr gene encoding ribosome recycling factor — protein sequence MAKEVLTQAEEKMQKAIGSLRREYSTLRAGRANPSLLDRVQVDYYGTPTPINQLAGVTTPEARLLVIQPYDKTAMGDIEKAILKSDLGLTPSNDGQVIRIAIPALTEERRKELVKLVKKFAEEAKVALRNIRRDANDDLKKLEKEAEITEDELRRYNDDVQKLTDKYTSEVDSVSSNKEKEIMEV from the coding sequence ATGGCAAAGGAAGTTTTAACTCAAGCAGAAGAAAAAATGCAAAAAGCGATTGGTTCATTAAGACGTGAATATTCAACGCTTCGTGCAGGAAGAGCAAATCCTTCATTGTTAGACAGAGTTCAAGTTGATTATTACGGAACACCAACTCCTATTAACCAATTAGCTGGTGTTACTACACCTGAAGCAAGACTTTTAGTTATTCAGCCTTATGATAAAACAGCAATGGGGGATATTGAAAAGGCGATTCTGAAATCAGATCTTGGCCTTACACCGTCTAATGACGGCCAGGTGATTCGTATCGCTATCCCAGCTCTAACGGAAGAAAGAAGAAAAGAGTTAGTTAAACTTGTTAAGAAGTTTGCTGAAGAAGCAAAAGTAGCTCTGCGCAACATTCGCCGTGATGCTAATGACGATTTGAAGAAACTTGAAAAAGAAGCTGAGATTACAGAAGATGAACTTCGCCGCTACAATGATGATGTTCAAAAACTTACTGACAAATATACTTCAGAAGTTGATTCTGTAAGTTCAAATAAAGAAAAAGAAATCATGGAAGTATAA
- a CDS encoding proline--tRNA ligase, translating into MKQSQLFLPTLREVPADADVKSHQMLLRAGFIRQNAAGIYSFLPLGKKVLHKIENIVREEMNRAGSQEMMMPALQLADLWQESGRWYSYGPELMRLKDRHERDFALGATHEEVITSIIRDEVKSYKKLPLNLYQIQTKFRDEKRPRFGLLRGREFIMKDAYSFHDKQESLDETYETMKGAYSAIFRRCGLNFRAVLADSGSIGGKDNHEFMVLSEIGEDLIAYSTESDFAANIEMAPVVLNEKADAEQQRKMEKVETKDAKTVEELSALLNIPTSKIIKSLLYLADGQPVLVLVRGDHEVNEIKLKNVLSADEVSLASEEDAVKWLNTKPGSIGPVSVDKEVKIIADQAIPCMVNSVCGANEEGYHYINVNAEIDFEIHQTADLRFVIEGDLSPDGRGTIVFAKGIEVGHVFKLGKVYSEPMKASYLDENGKNQIMTMGCYGIGVSRTLAAVAEENNDENGLVWPLALTPFDIHLIAVNSKNAEQSSLSEELYEQLKSQGYDCLYDDRNERAGVKFTDSDLIGIPIRVMVGKKAGEGIVEIKIRKNGELMEVPVSELIEVLKREYDKLA; encoded by the coding sequence ATGAAACAAAGTCAGTTGTTTTTGCCAACACTAAGAGAAGTACCTGCAGATGCTGATGTGAAAAGTCATCAGATGCTCTTAAGAGCAGGTTTTATTAGACAAAACGCAGCAGGGATCTACTCATTTTTGCCACTTGGTAAAAAGGTGCTGCATAAAATAGAAAATATCGTACGTGAAGAAATGAACCGTGCTGGTTCACAAGAAATGATGATGCCGGCACTGCAGCTTGCTGATCTTTGGCAAGAAAGCGGAAGATGGTATAGTTACGGCCCTGAGCTGATGAGACTAAAGGACCGCCATGAACGGGATTTTGCGCTAGGAGCAACACATGAAGAAGTAATTACGAGCATTATCCGTGATGAAGTAAAATCATACAAAAAACTTCCATTAAATTTGTATCAAATTCAAACAAAGTTCAGAGATGAAAAACGTCCCCGTTTTGGTCTCTTGCGCGGACGAGAATTTATTATGAAAGATGCTTATTCCTTCCATGATAAACAAGAAAGCCTGGATGAAACATATGAAACCATGAAAGGTGCATATTCTGCTATCTTTAGACGCTGCGGCCTGAATTTCCGAGCAGTACTTGCCGATTCAGGATCAATTGGCGGTAAGGATAATCATGAATTTATGGTTTTATCAGAAATCGGAGAAGATTTAATTGCCTATTCCACAGAATCAGATTTTGCGGCAAACATAGAAATGGCTCCTGTTGTATTAAATGAAAAAGCAGATGCAGAACAACAGCGAAAAATGGAAAAAGTTGAAACGAAGGATGCTAAGACTGTGGAAGAACTTTCTGCTTTATTAAATATTCCTACTTCAAAGATTATTAAATCATTGCTTTATTTAGCCGATGGACAACCTGTACTTGTTTTGGTCCGGGGTGACCATGAAGTAAACGAGATTAAATTAAAAAATGTACTATCAGCAGATGAAGTGTCTCTTGCTTCTGAAGAAGATGCAGTAAAATGGTTAAATACAAAACCAGGTTCAATTGGTCCTGTTTCAGTTGATAAAGAAGTGAAAATTATCGCAGACCAAGCAATTCCATGTATGGTGAATTCTGTTTGCGGTGCGAATGAAGAAGGCTATCATTATATTAACGTAAATGCAGAAATCGATTTTGAAATCCATCAAACGGCAGATCTGCGGTTTGTCATTGAAGGTGATCTTTCACCAGATGGAAGAGGAACGATTGTTTTTGCAAAGGGAATTGAAGTAGGACATGTCTTTAAGCTTGGGAAAGTATATAGTGAACCTATGAAAGCTTCTTATTTAGACGAAAACGGAAAAAACCAAATCATGACTATGGGCTGTTATGGTATTGGAGTTTCAAGAACTCTTGCCGCTGTGGCAGAAGAAAACAATGACGAAAATGGTTTAGTTTGGCCGCTTGCTCTTACACCTTTTGATATCCATTTAATAGCTGTTAACAGCAAAAATGCAGAGCAATCTTCATTATCGGAAGAATTATATGAACAGCTGAAAAGCCAAGGGTACGATTGTTTATATGATGACCGTAATGAGCGTGCAGGGGTTAAATTCACAGATAGTGATTTAATCGGTATACCTATTCGTGTTATGGTAGGGAAGAAAGCAGGAGAAGGTATTGTAGAAATAAAAATTCGCAAAAATGGTGAATTAATGGAAGTGCCTGTTTCTGAACTAATCGAAGTATTGAAAAGGGAATATGATAAGCTGGCTTAA
- the rseP gene encoding RIP metalloprotease RseP, producing the protein MNTVIAIIIILGALIFFHELGHLLLAKRAGILCREFAIGFGPKVFAFKKGETVYTIRLLPLGGFVRMAGEDPEGIELKAGHRVGLIFNNANVVEKIIVNHREKYPVQKTITIEKADLEHDLTLSGFENEETGSTTYKVKEDALFVADHQEMQIAPYNRQFGSKTIMQRTLAIFAGPLMNFLLAFIILVTFSLIQGIPTNESRLGTLQENAAADKAGLQKGDKVVAIQGEKMNDWKELVSVIQQNPGEKMMFTIKRDGKEKVVPITLGSRKGAGDQNEGFIGAHPYTESSVLGSIQYGAKQTWFMTTAIFTGLSELITGQHGIDQLSGPLGIYEYTDQAAKAGIFMLLQWAAILSINLGIFNLLPLPALDGGRLLFLGVEALRGKPIDPQKEGLVHFIGFAFLMLLMLVVTWNDIQKIFLS; encoded by the coding sequence ATGAACACTGTGATAGCCATTATCATTATTTTAGGGGCTTTAATTTTCTTTCATGAATTAGGACACCTTTTACTGGCTAAACGCGCCGGTATTTTGTGCCGGGAATTTGCAATTGGATTTGGCCCGAAAGTGTTCGCATTCAAAAAAGGGGAAACAGTTTATACAATTCGTCTATTACCACTTGGGGGATTTGTTCGTATGGCTGGGGAAGACCCTGAAGGAATCGAATTAAAGGCAGGTCACAGAGTTGGATTGATTTTCAACAATGCTAATGTAGTGGAAAAAATAATTGTGAATCATCGGGAAAAATACCCTGTACAAAAAACAATAACGATAGAAAAAGCAGATCTTGAACATGATTTAACATTGTCTGGCTTTGAAAATGAAGAAACAGGTTCAACTACTTATAAAGTAAAAGAAGATGCACTATTTGTAGCAGATCATCAAGAAATGCAAATTGCTCCTTATAATCGTCAATTCGGATCAAAAACGATTATGCAAAGAACACTTGCTATTTTTGCAGGTCCGTTAATGAATTTTTTACTTGCTTTCATAATTTTAGTTACCTTTTCACTTATCCAAGGCATTCCAACGAATGAGTCAAGACTTGGAACTCTTCAAGAAAACGCTGCAGCCGATAAAGCAGGTCTTCAAAAAGGGGACAAAGTGGTTGCCATCCAAGGCGAAAAAATGAACGACTGGAAAGAGCTTGTGTCTGTCATACAGCAAAATCCTGGCGAAAAAATGATGTTTACGATCAAACGAGATGGTAAAGAAAAAGTAGTTCCGATTACTTTAGGTTCTCGTAAAGGGGCTGGCGACCAGAATGAAGGCTTTATTGGTGCGCATCCTTATACTGAATCATCGGTACTTGGTTCTATTCAATATGGTGCAAAACAAACTTGGTTTATGACAACAGCCATTTTTACAGGGCTCAGTGAACTCATCACAGGTCAGCATGGAATTGATCAATTATCCGGTCCATTAGGAATATATGAATATACGGATCAAGCAGCAAAAGCAGGAATTTTTATGCTGCTGCAATGGGCTGCAATCTTAAGTATTAACCTGGGGATTTTTAATTTGCTGCCTCTCCCGGCACTTGATGGCGGAAGATTGTTGTTTTTAGGTGTTGAAGCACTAAGAGGAAAGCCAATTGATCCGCAAAAAGAAGGATTAGTTCATTTTATTGGTTTTGCATTTTTAATGCTTTTAATGCTGGTTGTTACATGGAATGACATACAGAAAATTTTTCTTAGCTAA
- a CDS encoding phosphatidate cytidylyltransferase translates to MKQRIITGVIAAVLFIGITLFGSWPFSLLILLLAGIGIYELLRMKGMQKTFVGIIGYLLTIFLALPEQWMEYVEPFSKIDALILSVLILLVVTVVQKNETEYNHISFVLFSTIYVGFGFYYLAETRLLENGIQILFVILFMIWATDSGAYFVGKSMGKRKLWPIISPNKTIEGAIGGIFFSIIVAMICYFTSFVDLSLPAILAISVLVGIFGQIGDLAESAYKRIYDVKDSGNLLPGHGGILDRLDSALFVFPLLHVLHLLG, encoded by the coding sequence ATGAAACAAAGGATTATTACAGGTGTGATTGCGGCTGTTCTATTTATAGGAATCACACTCTTCGGAAGCTGGCCATTTTCACTTCTTATTCTCCTGCTTGCAGGTATTGGGATATATGAGCTTTTAAGAATGAAAGGCATGCAAAAAACTTTTGTTGGAATTATTGGTTATCTATTAACGATTTTCCTAGCTTTGCCTGAACAGTGGATGGAGTATGTCGAACCTTTTTCGAAAATAGATGCACTTATACTTTCCGTACTTATTTTATTGGTTGTTACAGTTGTGCAAAAAAACGAAACTGAATATAATCATATTTCTTTTGTATTGTTTAGTACGATATATGTTGGTTTCGGATTTTATTATTTAGCTGAAACAAGGCTTTTAGAAAATGGGATACAGATATTGTTTGTTATCCTTTTTATGATTTGGGCTACTGACTCTGGAGCATACTTTGTAGGGAAATCAATGGGTAAACGCAAACTATGGCCGATTATCTCTCCGAATAAAACGATAGAAGGTGCAATCGGAGGAATATTTTTCTCCATCATAGTCGCTATGATTTGTTATTTTACAAGCTTTGTTGATTTATCACTGCCTGCGATTCTTGCAATATCCGTTTTAGTAGGTATATTTGGTCAAATAGGTGATCTCGCTGAGTCTGCATATAAACGAATTTATGATGTGAAGGATTCAGGTAATCTTCTCCCAGGTCATGGCGGAATTCTAGACAGACTGGACAGTGCCTTATTTGTATTTCCGTTGTTACACGTGCTTCATTTGTTAGGATGA
- the dxr gene encoding 1-deoxy-D-xylulose-5-phosphate reductoisomerase, with protein MKSISLLGATGSVGQQTLDVIASHPEVFKLSAMSVGRNIDAAEEIIQKFKPEICAVQNEGEASKLRSRINTGTKIVSGMDGLIEAAISTDSSIVVNAVIGSVGLLPTLKAIESRKTIALANKETLVTAGHLVMEKAKQHNVAILPVDSEHSAIYQCLKGEKLEQVEKLILTASGGSFRDKSRDELKNVTVKEALNHPNWSMGAKITIDSATMMNKGLEVIEAHWLFSFNYSKIDVILHKESIIHSMVEFADTSIIAHLGQPDMRVPIQYALTHPERLELVSGKRLNLWEVGKLHFQKMDYDRFRCLKLAFEAGNMGGLMPTVLNAANEKAVELFLNGHITFLEIEEMIEQALLKAVNVSRPELDAIQETDQRTREFVESLLNKGR; from the coding sequence ATGAAGTCTATAAGTTTATTAGGTGCTACAGGTTCAGTAGGACAACAAACACTTGATGTGATTGCATCACATCCTGAAGTCTTTAAGCTTAGTGCGATGTCAGTAGGTAGAAACATCGATGCTGCAGAAGAAATCATTCAGAAATTCAAACCTGAAATTTGTGCAGTTCAGAACGAAGGGGAAGCCAGCAAACTGCGGTCGCGAATAAATACGGGGACAAAGATTGTTTCTGGAATGGACGGGCTTATAGAAGCTGCCATCTCTACAGATTCTTCGATCGTTGTTAATGCAGTTATTGGCAGTGTTGGTCTGCTTCCGACTTTAAAAGCCATCGAATCGAGAAAGACAATCGCACTTGCAAATAAAGAAACGCTTGTCACTGCTGGTCATTTAGTAATGGAAAAAGCTAAACAGCATAATGTTGCGATCCTTCCTGTTGATTCTGAGCATTCAGCTATCTACCAATGTTTAAAAGGAGAAAAATTAGAACAAGTTGAGAAATTAATCTTAACAGCATCAGGCGGCAGTTTTAGAGATAAATCTCGGGATGAATTGAAAAATGTTACTGTAAAAGAAGCCTTGAACCATCCTAATTGGTCAATGGGGGCTAAAATTACGATCGATTCGGCTACGATGATGAACAAAGGGCTAGAAGTGATCGAGGCACATTGGCTATTTTCATTCAATTATTCAAAAATAGACGTCATTTTACATAAGGAAAGTATCATACACTCTATGGTAGAGTTCGCTGATACAAGCATTATTGCTCATCTGGGACAACCGGATATGCGAGTGCCGATTCAATATGCGCTTACACATCCAGAGAGACTTGAATTAGTTAGCGGGAAAAGGTTAAACTTATGGGAAGTCGGTAAGCTGCATTTTCAAAAAATGGATTATGACCGTTTCAGATGTTTAAAGCTTGCCTTTGAAGCAGGAAACATGGGCGGATTAATGCCTACTGTATTAAATGCTGCGAATGAAAAAGCGGTAGAATTATTTTTAAATGGTCATATAACATTTCTTGAAATAGAGGAAATGATTGAACAAGCTCTGCTCAAAGCAGTAAATGTCAGCAGACCAGAATTAGATGCAATTCAAGAAACAGACCAAAGGACTCGGGAGTTTGTAGAGTCACTATTAAACAAAGGCAGGTAA